CGGACCCGATGACGTGCGTGTACGTCCCCAGTCGTAGGCCCAGCTGGATGGCCGCGTACTCCTGGATCATCGTGAAGGAGAAGACGTCGGACAGCAGGCCGCAGTCGAGGTCGTTCGCCCGCATGTTGCAGACCATGTGCAGTTGGCCGTCGCGCACGAGCAGGTGCAGTCCGGCCAGGCACGCGACATCGGGGTTGTCGCGGTCGACGAGTTCCTTCGCCGTGAACACCGGCAGGTACCCGCGCTTGCTGTCGACCTCGGTGACCAGCAGGTCCATCACCTGGTCGAACTGCGACTGCCCGCCACGGGCGGGGCTGAACAGGGCGTGACCGTACGCGGATCCGCCGAGGCGGATGCCGTCGGCGCTGCTGGAGCGCATGGACGGGGCGTAGTAGCCGATCATTTCGAGGTCCCGGCGACCAGCCAGGTACCAGAGGGCCTCAGCGAACTGGAATACCGGGTTCGCCTTACGCTCGGCCAGGTACGGCAGGCGCTGGCGGGGATCGGTAAGCCGGAAGCCGACTCCGATCACTTCACGGGCGGCGTTGCCTCGTGCGTCAATCCGATGCTCTGGTCGCTCTGTTGCGAGTCGCAACAGAGCGATGTAGGCACCTTCGACGCTGTCGAAGGTCGGTGCTGGGAGCAATGCACTCTCCAGATCGTGAGAACAAAAGGGAGTCAAGTAGGGCTCAGCAAAAGGGAGTTGAACCCGTGCGCGGCAGTGGATGAGAACGGGGCTGCCGCGCACGGGGGCCAGGAGCGGGGGCTGCCCACGGGATCCGTGACGCGGTGACCTGGCCGAGGCCCGGCAGCGTCGATGAACCTGATGGCGCCCGCGTCAGGTCCGGCCATCTGTTGCACGGTCATCAGCGACCGACGCGAAGCCGATGACGGGCTGGCAATCTTGCGTCGCGCTGCGCGTGGTCAGCGGCTGTGCCGGTTCCGGTTATCGGTTACCTGGTAGTGGTTGCGTCGTCGCCGTAGAGGCTGTCGGGCGTGTGATTGCGGACGTGTCGGTCCGAGAGAGCCCCTTGGGTGTTCGTCGACTTCGGGTTGGAGTTGTCCTTGGTGTCCTTCTTGATCTGGGCCATCGCGGCCCTGACGGTGGACTTCTTGTTGCTCGTCACGCGTTGCACTCTCTTTCTGCTCTGATCTCATCGGGGACCACTCCGGCCGTCGGCAGTCTCAAAGGGACGGTCAGAGCGGCGTCTTGGAAGCCCGTCCCCTGATGTGAGTCCTCCGCCCTGGGCAGGGCGTCAGGGTCTTCGCAGACAGGGAACGGAAGTTCACGACGCGTCGGACGGGACCGGCCGGCCTTCCACGAGATACGCGGGGTGCAGGGACGGGCCTTCCAGCGCCGCGACCGCAGCTCGAATGCGCCGCTCGGTGTGCGCTCCGGCCACTTCGCCCAGTTGGTGGAGCAGTACGAACCGGTACCCGATCAACTCCGGCTGTTCACCCGGGGCCGCTTCGGGCAGGACGATCTTCGTGTCGCTCGGCACCGTGCCGAGGTCGTAGACGAGGTTCAGCCCCTCTGTCGCCCCGGTCTCCTCGTTGCGTGGAACGTAGTCGACCGCAAGGAGCGGTCCCGGCGCGATGATCAGACCCGTTTCCTCGCGCACCTCCCGCGCGCAAGCCAGGTGCGGCGCCTCGTCTCCGTCCGCACAGCCGCCCGGCAGTCCAAAGGCTCCGTCCTTGTAACTCTTCTG
This is a stretch of genomic DNA from Streptomyces sp. NBC_00285. It encodes these proteins:
- a CDS encoding NUDIX hydrolase — protein: MHKDTDFTNPPRRRTGALAIIRDETGAVLMVQKSYKDGAFGLPGGCADGDEAPHLACAREVREETGLIIAPGPLLAVDYVPRNEETGATEGLNLVYDLGTVPSDTKIVLPEAAPGEQPELIGYRFVLLHQLGEVAGAHTERRIRAAVAALEGPSLHPAYLVEGRPVPSDAS
- a CDS encoding thymidylate synthase; amino-acid sequence: MRGSPVLIHCRARVQLPFAEPYLTPFCSHDLESALLPAPTFDSVEGAYIALLRLATERPEHRIDARGNAAREVIGVGFRLTDPRQRLPYLAERKANPVFQFAEALWYLAGRRDLEMIGYYAPSMRSSSADGIRLGGSAYGHALFSPARGGQSQFDQVMDLLVTEVDSKRGYLPVFTAKELVDRDNPDVACLAGLHLLVRDGQLHMVCNMRANDLDCGLLSDVFSFTMIQEYAAIQLGLRLGTYTHVIGSAHVNDRNDERVKRVLDEADSRPAPPSFHFPAMPENTEGSTVAHVLQHEEALRTNRLRYSAEDIASLDLDPYWQQVVLLFELYRQIQHDQAAVVDPAVLAALDPGLRWLMEHKWPVCTATSGGGSR